From one Culex quinquefasciatus strain JHB chromosome 3, VPISU_Cqui_1.0_pri_paternal, whole genome shotgun sequence genomic stretch:
- the LOC6041329 gene encoding LOW QUALITY PROTEIN: neogenin (The sequence of the model RefSeq protein was modified relative to this genomic sequence to represent the inferred CDS: inserted 14 bases in 11 codons; deleted 7 bases in 4 codons; substituted 1 base at 1 genomic stop codon): MDLTRMLLLPSGALEIDEVIPADRGTYQCNVTSGTFSRLSSKSNLNIKSTAGQPQSFAPPSFVIVPQPQTVKEGDTVILDCVANGNPKPTIKWLRNGEEVDMNDLDSRFRIIGTGSMQINSIQDTDAGDYQCRASNSEDSLDASATVQVQVPPKFILSPEDKVAYEKEELELQCSIHGKPTPVIQWLKNGDLITPNEYMQIVAGHNLKIFSSHGSDAGMFXCIGTNPAGSVQAAARLEIVEPGQSKRHKGKKYHQNQSKMKSYEKPIIPSYPTDPKLKVVLDSLLSKTKDKANVNQNKFQYDEYTDDDYLEHEEEHDEDEEEGKIYSLRPNEDPNKLYQLTVRLRSAEDGGGDIGHFSNSHFPNAVTRKYPKFTLDGGERLAAPLPGPPRDLHAQIVKPRFVTLSWLEPAKNPDEVISYSVYYKMHTSDRERKITTKSRDEQEVNIQSLLPGKTYQFRVVGNSNHGSGESSAAYEVRTHSEENIAGPPQNLRGLALTDKEIHLQWEAPLVSTAEISKYRVYYAEIENGDEMYSDTTSTEITINELRPYTEYTLYVVPWNQMGMGDPSHEIVVKTHSSTPTEPPSNVTLEATSSTXITVRWQPPPVEDRNGQITGYKIRYRKNKKALQVETTPANXRHWELKGLERLSAYQVKIAAMTVNGSGPFTEWHQIETYENDLDESQVPGQPGWIKTRPGADSISVTWTPPIHQEIKVRNYILGWGKGIPDEDTTDVEEHIRTYEIRNLEPNTEYVISLRARNNMGDGPPIYDTVRTREDSPIEAPTPLEVPVGLRAIPMSGTXIVVYWTDTTLSKSQHVTDNRHYVVKYSQTSASSRFRYYNTTDLNCMIGDLRPSTQYEFAVKVVKGHRQSAWSMSVINSTHQASPVSPPRDLVVSHDERNPLTAILQWEPPRHTNSPITGYVVLYTTDPNRRDRDWNAEAVVGDKTSAEIKNLEPHTMYYYKVQPRNSKGYGLFSAMVSQTTGAEVDSSGNITMPQSISXEMVYVIVGFXLVTAVIAIVIVVMICRKKPEGTPEHAKKSYQKNNXGIIKPPDLWIHHDQMELKNLDKSNHSTTTPGSVDXGSVQQGAMTLPRSVAGHEYESETPIAHVTNXLDKRTYVPGYTGTTTPLSSTMERPQYPRTQYNMASRPHISLEQQTLSQQSLLQXPQLPPANPMVQTPENPYTYEGNYSNPNVTYAXGMTVDAPKRGRVIPKSFSVPAPPASTPIITNQGKHGKNFRLXRCKPSVTIRPQNSCPYKKPRCTTGSLTNRLQTGPPSHSTDEIQRLAPSTSTEELNQEMANLEGLMKDLSAITANEFEC, from the exons ATGGATCTCACGCGGATGCTTCTGCTACCATCCGGCGcacttgaaatcgatgaagtcATCCCAGCCGATCGAGGAACGTACCAGTGTAACGTCACATCCGGAACCTTTTCGCGCCTCAGTAGTAAATCAAACCTTAACATCAAATCAACCGCCGGACAACCGCAAAGCTTCGCACCACCCTCGTTCGTGATAGTTCCGCAGCCTCAAACCGTCAAAGAAGGTGACACCGTCATTCTGGACTGTGTGGCCAACGGAAATCCGAAGCCAACCATCAAGTGGCTTCGCAACGGGGAAGAAGTAGACATGAACGATCTGGACTCGCGATTCCGAATCATCGGAACGGGTTCGATGCAGATTAACTCCATCCAAGATACGGATGCGGGGGATTACCAGTGCAGGGCAAGTAATTCGGAGGACTCGCTGGATGCCTCGGCGACGGTGCAGGTTCAGGTGCCGCCAAAGTTCATCCTGAGTCCGGAGGATAAGGTTGCCTACGAGAAGGAGGAGCTGGAACTGCAGTGCAGCATTCATGGCAAGCCGACGCCCGTGATTCAGTGGTTGAAGAATGGAGACCTGATTACTCCGAACGAGTACATGCAGATTGTGGCTGG CCACAATCTCAAGATCTTC TCATCTCACGGTTCCGACGCCGGCATGT AGTGCATCGGCACGAACCCTGCCGGCAGCGTCCAGGCCGCGGCCCGTCTGGAAATCGTCGAGCCAG GGCAATCGAAACGACACAAGGGCAAAAAGTACCACCAGAATCAATCCAAGATGAAATCGTACGAGAAACCCATCATCCCTTCCTATCCTACCGACCCCAAGCTCAAGGTGGTTCTGGACAGTTTGCTCTCCAAGACCAAGGACAAAGCGAACGTGAACCAGAACAAGTTCCAATATGACGAATATACGGACGACGATTATCTCGAGCACGAGGAAGAACACGACGAAGACGAGGAGGAGGGCAAAATCTACTCGCTGCGACCCAACGAAGATCCAAACAAGCTGTACCAATTGACCGTTCGGTTGCGGTCGGCGGAAGACGGCGGTGGCGACATTGGCCACTTTTCTAACTCACACTTTCCCAATGCTGTCACGCGAAAATACCCGAAATTCACCCTAGATGGTGGAGAGAGACTGGCGGCACCACTTCCGGGACCCCCGCGGGATCTGCACGCGCAAATCGTGAAGCCCCGGTTCGTCACGCTCAGCTGGCTGGAACCGGCCAAGAATCCGGACGAGGTCATCTCGTACTCGGTGTACTACAAGATGCACACCAGTGATAG GGAGCGCAAAATCACCACCAAGTCTCGCGACGAACAGGAAGTGAACATCCAGTCGCTGCTTCCGGGCAAAACCTACCAGTTTCGCGTTGTCGGCAACAGCAACCACGGCTCGGGGGAATCGTCCGCGGCGTATGAAGTCCGCACGCACTCGGAAGAGAACATCGCCGGGCCACCGCAGAACCTCCGCGGCCTCGCTCTGACCGACAAGGAGATCCACCTCCAGTGGGAAGCGCCCCTCGTCTCAACGGCGGAAATCTCCAAATACCGCGTGTACTACGCCGAAATCGAAAACGGCGACGAAATGTACTCGGACACCACGTCCACCGAGATCACGATCAACGAGCTGCGACCGTACACCGAGTACACGCTGTACGTGGTACCGTGGAACCAGATGGGCATGGGCGACCCGTCGCACGAAATCGTCGTCAAAACGCACTCGTCCACTCCGACGGAACCGCCGTCGAATGTGACGCTGGAGGCGACGAGTTCCA CGATCACGGTCCGGTGGCAACCGCCTCCGGTGGAAGATCGCAACGGGCAGATCACCGGATACAAGATACGGTACAGGAAGAACAAGAAAGCGCTGCAAGTGGAAACGACTCCGGCTAA GCGGCACTGGGAGCTGAAGGGGCTGGAACGGCTGTCGGCGTACCAGGTGAAGATCGCCGCCATGACGGTAAACGGATCCGGGCCGTTCACCGAGTGGCACCAGATTGAGACTTATGAGAATGATTTGGACGAGTCGCAGGTTCCCGGGCAGCCGGGGTGGATTAAAA CACGTCCTGGAGCGGACAGCATATCAGTCACGTGGACTCCACCGATTCACCAGGAGATCAAGGTGCGAAACTACATTCTCGGCTGGGGTAAGGGCATTCCGGATGAGGACACTACCGACGTAGAGGAGCACATTCGGACGTACGAGATTCGAAATCTAGAACCCAACACGGAGTACGTGATATCACTGCGTGCTAGAAATAACATGGGCGATGGTCCACCGATCTACGACACCGTACGAACTCGAGAAGATTCGCCGATTGAGGCACCAACTCCGCTGGAAGTTCCCGTAGGCTTGCGAGCCATCCCAATGTCGGGTAC GATCGTAGTGTACTGGACGGACACCACCCTAAGTAAGAGTCAACACGTGACCGAC AACAGACACTACGTGGTCAAGTACTCGCAAACGTCTGCCTCCAGTAGATTCCGGTATTACAACACGACCGATCTGAACTGCATGATCGGTGATCTACGTCCCAGTACGCAGTACGAGTTCGCAGTCAAAGTAGTCAAAGGCCACCGTCAATCGGCGTGGTCAATGTCTGTGATAAACTCAACCCATCAGGCATCGCCAGTTTCACCTCCACGGGATCTAGTCGTGTCCCACGACGAACGCAACCCGTTAACGGCGATCCTCCAGTGGGAACCTCCACGTCACACCAACAGTCCAATCACCGGCTACGTGGTCCTTTACACCACCGATCCGAATCGACGCGATCGAGACTGGAACGCCGAAGCGGTCGTCGGAGACAAGACCAGTGCGGAGATCAAGAACCTGGAACCGCACACCATGTACTACTACAAGGTTCAGCCGAGGAACTCCAAGGGTTACGGCCTCTTTTCGGCTATGGTGTCCCAGACGACGGGCGCCGAGGTAGACTCCAGTGGAAACATTACCATGCCCCAGTCAATCT CCGAAATGGTGTACGTGATCGTTGGGT CGCTAGTCACGGCGGTGATCGCCATTGTAATCGTAGTCATGATTTGCCGGAAGAAACCGGAAGGAACGCCGGAGCACGCGAAGAAGAGCTACCAGAAGAACA GCGGGATCATCAAACCGCCGGATCTTTGGATCCACCACGACCAGATGGAGCTTAAGAATCTGGACAAGAGTAATCACAGCACAACAACGCCCGGCTCGGTTGA GGGGAGCGTCCAGCAGGGGGCGATGACACTGCCGCGATCGGTCGCGGGCCATGAGTAC GAGAGTGAGACGCCGATTGCGCACGTGACGA TCCTGGACAAGCGGACCTACGTTCCTGGTTATACAG GAACCACTACCCCGCTCAGCTCCACCATGGAACGTCCGCAGTACCCGCGGACGCAGTACAACATGGCATCCCGACCGCATATATCGCTCGAACAGCAAACCCTGTCCCAGCAGAGCTTGCTCC CACCCCAGCTGCCGCCGGCCAATCCGATGGTCCAAACGCCGGAGAATCCGTACACCTACGAGGGCAACTACAG TAATCCAAACGTGACGTATG CCGGCATGACCGTGGATGCCCCCAAACGGGGCAGGGTCATCCCGAAGAGCTTCAGCGTACCTGCGCCACCAGCCTCCACCCCCATCATCACCAACCAGGGAAAGCACGGTAAGAATTTCCGGCTCTGACGC TGCAAACCCTCCGTCACGATACGCCCCCAGAACTCCTGTCCGTACAAGAAGCCCCGCTGT ACGACCGGCTCGCTAACGAACCGACTCCAAACGGGGCCGCCGTCCCACTCCACAGACGAGATCCAGCGGTTAGCGCCGTCCACGTCGACCGAGGAGCTCAACCAGGAGATGGCCAACCTCGAGGGCCTGATGAAGGATCTGAGTGCAATCACGGCCAACGAGTTTGAGTGCTAG